DNA from Arthrobacter sp. StoSoilB19:
CCCGTCTACGGCGGCATCAACCTTGAGGACATCGCCGCCCCTCGCTGCTTCGAGATCGAGAACCGGCTCCGCGAGGAGCTGGACATCCCCGTGTTCCACGATGACCAGCACGGCACCGCCATCGTCACGCTCGCAGCCCTGGTCAACGCCCTGCGCGTAGTGGACAAGAAGCTGGAGGACATCAAGATCGTGGTCTCCGGCGTCGGCGCCGCCGGCTCCGCCATCATCCAGCTCCTCAAAGCCCAGGGTGCGCGGCACATCATCGCCGCCGGCCGCTCCGGTGCCATCCACTCCGGCGAGACCTACGGGGATGAGCACCGCAGCTGGATCGCCGCGAACACCAACGGGGAAGGCTTTGCCGGTAGCCTGCACCAGGCCCTCGTGGGCGCGGACGTCTTCATCGGTGTCAGTGCACCGCACGTGATCGGCGAGGAGCAGGTGGCAGCCATGGCGGAGAACGCCATCGTGTTCGCCATGGCCAACCCCACGCCCGAGATCGATCCCGTCATCGCGTCCCGGCACGCCGCCGTGGTGGCCACCGGCCGCAGCGACTTCCCCAACCAGATCAACAACGTGCTGGCATTCCCCGGCTTCTTCCGCGGCCTGCTGGACGCCGGAGCCTCGGACATCACACCGGACATGCTGGTGGCCGCCGCGGAGGCCATTGCCAACCGCGTGGCTGACGATGAGCTGAATGCCAGCTACATTATCCCCAGCGTCTTCGATCCCCATGTGGCTGCCGACGTTGCCGCAGCGGTGGCCGCGGCCGCCCGGTCCGCACATGTTGCAACGGCTGAACCGGCCGATTCCGCCTTGGAACCAGCAGCAGCACTGGCTTCCGCCTGACCGCCCGACGTCCAGCCAAAGGAAAGGACCAGAAATGGCCATCACCGTCACAGACCCCCGGCCCATCGCACGCGCAGAGGAGATCCTCACGCCCAAGGCACTGGCCTTCGTGGAGGAACTTCACAACCGGTTCGCCGGCACGCGCAACGAGCTGCTGGCGGCCCGCGCCGTCAAGCGGCAGCGGGTGGCAGAAACCGGCAAGCTGGATTTCCTGCCGGAAACCAAGGACGTGCGCGACGGCGACTGGAAGGTTGCGCCCGCACCGGCAGCCCTGCAGGACCGCCGGGTTGAGATGACCGGGCCCGCCTCGCCGGCGAAGATGGCCATCAACGCCCTGAACTCCGGCGCCAAGGTGTGGCTGGCGGACCTCGAGGACGCCAGCACACCCACCTGGGCCAACGTCATCGACGCCATCCTGAACCTCCGGGACGCCGCCCAGGGCACCCTCAGCTACACCTCGGAGGAAGGCAAGGAGTACCGCCTCCGCACCGACGCGCCGCTCGCCGTGGTGGTGGCCCGCCCCCGCGGCTGGCACATGCAGGAGAAGCACCTGCTGGTCAACGGCGAGCCGGCCGTAGGTGCGCTGGTGGACTTCGGCCTGCACTTCTTCCACATCGCCAAGCAGCTGGTGCTCAACGGCCAGGGGCCGTACTACTACCTGCCCAAGATGGAGAGCCACCTTGAAGCCCGGCTGTGGAACGACGTGTTCGTCTTCGCGCAGGACTTCCTGGGACTGCACCAGGGCACCATCCGCGCCACCGTGCTGATCGAGACCATCCCGGCCGCCTTCGAGATGGACGAGATCCTGTACGAACTGCGGGACCACGCCTCCGGCCTGAACGCCGGCCGCTGGGACTACCTGTTCAGCATCATCAAGTACTTCCGGGACGCCGGCGAGGAATTCGTCCTCCCGGACCGCGCGTCCGTGGTAATGACCGCGCCCTTCATGCGTGCCTACACCGAACTCCTGGTCAAGACCTGCCACAAGCGCGGCGCCTTCGCCATGGGCGGCATGGCCGCGGTGATCCCCAACCGGCGCCACCCGGAAGTCACCGAGGCTGCCTTCGAAAAGGTGCGGGCGGACAAGACCCGCGAGGCAAACGACGGCTTCGACGGCTCCTGGGTTGCCCACCCGGACCTGGTCCCCACCTGCCGCGAAGTCTTCGACTCGGTGCTGGGTGACAAGCCCAACCAGGTGGACAAGCAGCGCCCGGACGTCTCGGTCACGGCGGAACAGCTGCTGGACGTTTCCTCCGCCGACGGCCAGGTCACCGAGGCCGGCCTGCGCCTGAACCTCTACGTGGCTGTCGCCTACACGGCCGTCTGGCTGTCCGGAAACGGTGCCGTGGCCATCCACAACCTGATGGAGGACGCCGCCACCGCGGAAATCTCCCGCTCACAGGTATGGCAGCAGATCCGCAACAAGTCCGTCCTGGCCGACACCGGCAACACCGTGACCAGGGAACTGGTGGAGCGGATCCTCGCCGAGGAGACGGAACGGCTCCGCACGGAGTTCGGCGATGAAGCGTTCCGCCGCTACTACCAGCCGGCCAGCGAACTGATCGCGGACATCTGCCTCTCCGACGAGTACACGGACTTCCTCACCACGCCGGCCTACGAACTGGTGGGCTGAGGCATGGCCGCAGCATCCAGGCCCTCGCTGTCCGCAGGGGACCTCGCGCACATCGACGGGCAGCTGGCCGCCACCGACCGGCTGCTGGAGCGCAACTACCCGGGCGACGACGGCTCCCGCCAGCCCGTGCATACGGCCTACGTGCCCGCGGACCGGTTCACGCCGTCGTTCGCTGCCGACTGGGGCGCCCAGGCGCTGGCTGTGGCCAACGCCCACGGCGGCCTGGAAGCACTGGGCCGGCTCCTGGGCCAGGAAGGCAGCCTCGCCGAAGCAGTCGCCGGGCGCGTGGAAGCGAAGCTCACCAGCGAACCTATCGAGGACCTGCGCCTCGATTTTGAGGACGGCTTCGGGGACCGGGGCGACGACGCCGAGGACGCCGCCGCGGTTGCCGCGGCGTCCGCGGTGGCCGCCGCCGTCTCGGCCGGGTCCGCTCCCCCGTTCATCGGCATCCGCTTCAAGTGCTTCGAGGCGGCCACCCGTGCGCGGGGGCTGCGCACCCTGGACTTGTTTGTCTCCGGCCTCGCCGCCGCCGGCGAACTGCCGGAGGGCCTGGTCCTGACCCTGCCCAAGGTCACCACCGTGGCCCAGGTCCAGGCAATGGACTACGCGGTGTCGCGGCTGGAGGAAGTCCACTCGCTGCCCGCCGGACGGCTCCGCTTCGAGGTCCAGGTGGAGACGCCACAGCTGATCCTCGGCCCCGACGGCACCTCCCCGGTGGCGCAGCTGCCGCATGCCGTGCCGGGCCGGATCAGCGGGCTGCACTACGGCACCTACGACTACTCGGCGTCGCTGCAGATCTCTGCCGAGTACCAGTCCATGGAGCACCCGGTGGCCGACTTCGCCAAGGAGGTCATGCAGCTGGCCGTCGCCGGCACCGGCATCAGGCTCTCCGACGGGTCCACCAACATCATCCCGGTGGGCGACAACGTGGAGAACGCCTGGCAGCTGCACGGGCGCCTGGTCCGCCGGTCGCTGGAACGCGGCTACTACCAGGGCTGGGACCTGCATCCGGCCCAGCTTCCCAGCCGGTTTGCCGCCACCTATGCGTTCTACCGCGAGGGCCTGCCGGCCGCCGCCGCCCGCCTGCGGAACTATGTGGAGCGGACCGAAGGCGGCGTCATGGACGAGCCCGCCACCGCACGGGCCCTGGCCGCCTTCGTGCTCCGCGGCGTCCAGTGCGGCGCAGTCGGTGCGGATGAAGTCCAGGCGCTTGCCGGCGTCGGGATTCCGCAGCTCACCGCGCTGGCGCACCCGCGGCTCGCCACCACGTCAAACTCCTAAGAAAAGGACCTTCGTTCATGGGCAAGTACTACTACCCGCAAGGCGGCCTGCCGCCGCAGACCCACCTCACCACCGAGCGCGCCATCGTCACCGAGGCTTACACGGTCATCCCCAAGGGCGTGCTGACGGACATCGTCACGTCCAACCTGCCCGGCTTCTCGAAGACCCGCTCCTGGATCATTGCCCGCCCCATCTCCGGTTTCGCCACCACGTTCTCGCAGCTGATCGTGGAAATCGCTCCCGGCGGCGGGGCGCCGAAGGCGGAGTTCGAGGAAGGCGTTGAGGGCGTCGTCTTCGTCACCAAGGGCACGGTCAACCTGACCCTCGACGGCGAGCTGCACCAGCTGGAGGAGGG
Protein-coding regions in this window:
- a CDS encoding aldolase — translated: MAAASRPSLSAGDLAHIDGQLAATDRLLERNYPGDDGSRQPVHTAYVPADRFTPSFAADWGAQALAVANAHGGLEALGRLLGQEGSLAEAVAGRVEAKLTSEPIEDLRLDFEDGFGDRGDDAEDAAAVAAASAVAAAVSAGSAPPFIGIRFKCFEAATRARGLRTLDLFVSGLAAAGELPEGLVLTLPKVTTVAQVQAMDYAVSRLEEVHSLPAGRLRFEVQVETPQLILGPDGTSPVAQLPHAVPGRISGLHYGTYDYSASLQISAEYQSMEHPVADFAKEVMQLAVAGTGIRLSDGSTNIIPVGDNVENAWQLHGRLVRRSLERGYYQGWDLHPAQLPSRFAATYAFYREGLPAAAARLRNYVERTEGGVMDEPATARALAAFVLRGVQCGAVGADEVQALAGVGIPQLTALAHPRLATTSNS
- the aceB gene encoding malate synthase A codes for the protein MAITVTDPRPIARAEEILTPKALAFVEELHNRFAGTRNELLAARAVKRQRVAETGKLDFLPETKDVRDGDWKVAPAPAALQDRRVEMTGPASPAKMAINALNSGAKVWLADLEDASTPTWANVIDAILNLRDAAQGTLSYTSEEGKEYRLRTDAPLAVVVARPRGWHMQEKHLLVNGEPAVGALVDFGLHFFHIAKQLVLNGQGPYYYLPKMESHLEARLWNDVFVFAQDFLGLHQGTIRATVLIETIPAAFEMDEILYELRDHASGLNAGRWDYLFSIIKYFRDAGEEFVLPDRASVVMTAPFMRAYTELLVKTCHKRGAFAMGGMAAVIPNRRHPEVTEAAFEKVRADKTREANDGFDGSWVAHPDLVPTCREVFDSVLGDKPNQVDKQRPDVSVTAEQLLDVSSADGQVTEAGLRLNLYVAVAYTAVWLSGNGAVAIHNLMEDAATAEISRSQVWQQIRNKSVLADTGNTVTRELVERILAEETERLRTEFGDEAFRRYYQPASELIADICLSDEYTDFLTTPAYELVG
- a CDS encoding NAD-dependent malic enzyme; this encodes MANPSPGNSITLRVEAPSSFSATSELAAAVGAAGAAITALDVSESHHETLVVDVTCNTTDDAHAARVKDALDALDGVTVQHVSDRTFLMHLGGKLEVVPKVALRNRDDLSRAYTPGVARVCLAIAEDPAAARNLTVKRNTIAVLTDGSAVLGLGNIGPAAALPVMEGKAALFKQFANVDAWPVCLDTQDTEEIIMIAKAMAPVYGGINLEDIAAPRCFEIENRLREELDIPVFHDDQHGTAIVTLAALVNALRVVDKKLEDIKIVVSGVGAAGSAIIQLLKAQGARHIIAAGRSGAIHSGETYGDEHRSWIAANTNGEGFAGSLHQALVGADVFIGVSAPHVIGEEQVAAMAENAIVFAMANPTPEIDPVIASRHAAVVATGRSDFPNQINNVLAFPGFFRGLLDAGASDITPDMLVAAAEAIANRVADDELNASYIIPSVFDPHVAADVAAAVAAAARSAHVATAEPADSALEPAAALASA